The genomic region ctttggcgtttgcccagtgccacaaaaccgggtttatgtttaaactttttgcataaattttgcttatttgcatattaccaaccaagtaaacatacgtactatgaacgtaccaGTCCTTCTATatcggaatgttatactatgaacacacatccgccgcctacagcggaccgttacattaccaACCAAGAACATGCCTACAGCAGACCATTACAGTTGTCAAAGCATGTTCCCTCAGGTTTGGCTATTGTTTATACCCCACTCAACAAATGATGGATTGTTTGATTCAGCAGAAGAGACCACCATAGCATGTGGATGAGTCGCCCTCAAGACCCAAGTCCCtgccttcaaggtcaaagtcacatcAACCTTCTGAACTATCAGCTTTTAGTATGTTTTGCTGTATGAGCCTTactgataatattttgtgtcGGTCCATATCTTTTTCATGGTTGGATTAAAAATTATTTGGCAGACGTGACCACAAAAGCATAAGAACGTCTCACGcacaagacctgtgtccctacggtcaaggtcaaagcaaccttctgaacttagtatgttttgatatataaaccTTTTGATAATAGTTTGTGTACGGTCCATATCtttgtcatttaaatttgtttttaaaattatttggcagaaatgacaaccatatatatatagtatgagAACATGTTGTCTTCAAGAGCCATGTCCCTACATTTGAGGTCATGGTCATAGCAACCTTCTGAACTTAGAATGTTTTGCTACATAAGCCTTACTGGTGATATTTTGTGTCACATAACAGtaccattttttttgtcattatttaatgGATGCTGGATTCCCCTGGCCACATCTTTTCCATGTCACAGGTGATTCCATATACTTGTACAAGTTTCACCCAACTCTTTTATTAACACTAGTTGTGGTGCTTGACCGATGTTctttattgagaaaaaaaagttgcaaaCAACAAGCAGATCATAACTCCGAAATCCTCATGATCATGCCCCTTGGATACCAATATACAAGTACAGACATTGCGGAcatgataattttattatggCTCACAATCTGTAGAACTATAACTAATATGAATCCTTGCTTCAATGCTATACCTCTTTTTCCTTTAAAAGTAAATCCCTATTACATATTCTTGTTTCAAGGTGCATGTATTCCTTGCTACATACCTCCTTTCTCCATTCCCCAAACTACTGTTTCAAGTTAGCCCTAGTTATGTTCCTCATGCATCTCCATCCTACTCTAAATCTCTACATATTACCTCCTCCAGGTCATCTTCATCATACTCCAGTTCGTCCTCCAGGTTTGCCTCATCCTCATCATCTTCTCCTTCCTTCTTCTTCTCCTCTGCTTCCCCACCCTCCTCTGCCTCATCAACCTGTGCCTCATCCTTTTCAAGGTTCTACAACACCATAGAAGTTTACATTACCTACATTAACACCTACGCAGtcattttgaaatcaaaattaaaaccttttcaatgcgttgaaaattattaaaaatgtaaaagtatatttttagcAGAAGAAAGTATTTATCAAAGATgtacacataaattattttggataaattggttttcattttattgtttgaacAAGGGTCTTACTTCTAGAGCTTTAGCAATATCTTCCTCCTTCACTTTCACACTTTCTTTCTTCCTTTGTGGAATGTTTGGTACAGCTGAAGTCCTCAGCTTCTTCACCTTTCTTTCTCTGACCTTGAGCTCAGCTGGGAACCTGTTCCAGTCTGAATAACATAATGTTTACATGCCAATCAATGTCTATTTTTCATtcgacaattattaaagccataAGTAGTTGCTGTTGATATCATAGGCatgactttattatttttttcggaaTTTTATGGCTTTCACAGAgtaacaatgacatcctttaatGATTATGGCTCTTCGTAGCAAAAGTGTGATAATTGTTTACTTAAGAAAAGAACAGCAAAGTGGCCTTCTCTTTGATGTAATAAAACAGCTAAGTCAATTAAAACAGCAAAGTTATTGCCAGAATTGCCCTCAAGCATGTCTCCTGACTATTTGGGGATGTGGAATGgcaaacaatatttgttaattacaatttcatttttcactGACTAATCTGTTTTTTAACTACATGTGTTTTTCTGTTACTGAAATTGGTCTGGCTTGATCATTATCAGTTCAGACCGGCAATTTGTCCAGCCCTGGTTTGTGTAAGATTTCCACTGACTAAGTCATATATTGgatcaaaattatatcaaatattggACCAACTCTTAGAAACCCTGATGCTGAAAACAAGACTGTGACATTTGTTCAAACAAGTTTATACACAGACACTACAAGTATTAAACATGAcaccaatatttgcaaaccCTACATCCCTATTCAAAAATGCTCTTAACAAAGACACACACATACCTGGAGTGAAAGTCTCTCCAGAGTCCTGTTGGTTGAGCTGGTACTTGTCAGTGTATCGTTCAATGTCCTTCTTCTTTTCACCAAGGGTCAGGAAGTACTTGGACTTCCTGAGAGAGCCAACAAACTCCTGCTTTAGAGCCACTATGTACTGCATATCCTCATCTTCAACCAGCGGAACTGGTTTAAATTCCTGGTTCTGAAACACATTTACAATTCAATGTCTGTGACGCTACAAACTAACactaaatgtatataaatatatgaatgcCAGATAAATCCCCAATTCTTGTTACggtatttcttaaacattagaaaattgagaaaaaaagagAAGTATCATTAGCCCATTTGgtcaaatatattgtataatacagattcaattatataattttcaatttatggATATGGCATCATTCCAgtgaaattttaaaagaatgttattcaaattcaaatcatttatttgataaaggccaccggcccaaaacaatcattatgtacaaacaaacacaaatgagACAATTACAGGTGAATGGTGAACACAAGTTACATGTGAAAATTATTTGGCATATAATATATGTAGTGATAAATGTGCATATAATACCATGTACAAAGTAGAACAACCTTATATATagttatgaataaatatatatcagtatgGTGTTTTTCAACACTGTTGtggtaaattattattcacaaaTTCTTCCCGCAGTTTTAAGGCATAGAAGATAAACATTGCTAAGTTATTAACAGTGCTATCTGTTGTTGTGTTCAGTAAGAGATGAAATTTATGCATGTTCGGATTATTGTAATACTTGCTGGGGAGATATTTGATCCTCAGATCATTAAAAGTAGTGCATTTCATTATGAAATGGTACTCAGTCTCAACCTctaattgacatattttacaaattctaTTTTCATAGGGAGTATTATAATATCTGCCTGATTCAACTTCTATTATAGAATGTTATTGCTAAGACTTATCATTAATTTAAGGTAGCCTAGGTTTGGTTCTTACTTTAATCAGTTCTAACTAAGGTAAACAGACAATAATGTCATCTTGTATAATGTTAGCCCATCCCCAATGACCAGGTCCAGACTCGGAGCCCATACAGACAAGATTGAAACACAATATGGGTGATTATGGTCCAGGATGAAACTTTGACTAAAAATTAAGTTTCATTTGTTTCCAATGCTCATGAGAAAATTTGACTTGGATGCATGTGGGTCAGATTTTTCAATCTGTACCATAACACATGATTGATCTCATTCAATAGACTACCAGATAAATCGGCCCCTTACTAAAATCGATCCCCGGCTGAAACAGTTACAATTTTTGGCCCCTTACCATACTGGCCCTATCCTGTAGACAATTTGGCCCCTGAATACAGAGATGTTTCGGCTCttctttctttaattaaatatgttaaacaatatacatatgtattttgttaaaactgttaaatagaaatatatcaataaaggAAAAATTGTCTTCAATCAAAGCATCCCTTGCTAGGCAAACTTTGGGTGTTGTAAGTGTGAACAAGGCAGTCCAAAAGACGGCTATATCCCACGCCGTTGTTTTTAgtctatattttgtttttctagcaacctgactggtacgttgaaatattcttggatatatgaacatattataaaaggatatttgttaaagttactCATagtgtgtgtagtgtaggtaagatgtcaaggttattttggctaaaaaaaagaagaaaaatgagtccttgatttatatCATCCACAAAATAGCAAGTATTTTCGATAcagttatatggtaatccatcaatgcatttaAGTAAGTTagagcgcggacacgagcatgtgtactctgacctttaaatgtctcgtgtgaccttgacctttgaggtatggacccgggtcaaggtcactgcacattgctcaatgaggacaacatttgtaccaagtaatatggtaatccatcaatgcattataaGTAAGTTAAAGCGTGGATACAAGCATGTGttctctgacctttaaatgtctcgtgttaccttgacctttgaagtatggacctgggtcaaggtcactgcacatcgtctcaatgaggacaacatttgtaacaagtaatatggtaatccatcaaagcataagtaagttatagtgtggacacgagcatgtgtgtactctgacctttaaatgtctcgtgtgaccttgacctttgaggtatggacccgggtcaaggtctgtgcacatcatctcaatgaggacattatttgtaccaagtaatatggtaagtcatcaatgcataagtaagttatagcccggacaagAAATGTTACGGACAGCCAGACAGATCTACAGTAAAACAGACTGACAGATggacgaagtgcattcctaaaatcccctccccactctgtggcgggggattaaaaatatgttcaaagaGGGGCtgaaatggcagggccgaaatgTCTCAAGAGCCGATTTAATAGTAGGCTGATttgtagtccatataaacagtgGCCCCAGagtcttttatttttgttttggcataTATCCAACTTGTTGTTTTCTTAGTCAAGAATTACAGTTctcagcgctaagtatattgagcagaaagataactggcacctgctagatagttTAAGAATTGCGATGATTTGTTGACAGATCGATCTGAACTTGTGATTCATGAAACACTGAAAGTGTAATGATGAAAAGGaattggctaaaaataatttatgtgcaACTTTTGTGCTTTTATTTAAAGTGCTGTGTTCAATATTGTGAGGTTAcaattgaagaatatattttacattggtatgaatcagttgtcttgtggcgtttaAGGAATAAAAGAAATTCCAAATGTTGGAAAAAAGTTCCCTATActagcaataacaacgtaaaaaattaatttcatgcGGTATAgtaaagtgatatatcattttaaaggttacgtcattacaaactcaaatatgcacatttttgatagaattatggcccttttaattttacatttttatcaatttttctgccaaaataggtcaaattcaaaacttccGAATTTAAAtggaacaagagatgttagtgaaacatttatgcccccttgggagccaaattgttagtaggatttggacacttaaataaaatatggacaatcagaaaaccttttttcagcttacagtcacactgaccttgacctttgacccactgacctcaaaatcaatagggttcatctgctggtcatgaccaataagcctacctagtatgaggtccctgggtcaaagcgttctcaagttattgatcggaaaccgtttttcatgttaaggtcacactgaccttgacctttgacccactgacctcaaaatcaatagggttcatctgctggtcatgaccaatacacctaccaagtatgaggttcctgggtcaaagcgttctcaagttattgatcggaaaccgtttttcatgtaaaggtcacactgaccttgacctttgacccactgacctcaaaatcaatagggttcatctgctggtgatgaccaatacacataccaagtatgaggtccctcggtcaaagcgttctcaagttattgatcggaaaccatttggtattccgaccgaccgacagacagacagaccgaccgaccgaccgaccgacatgtgcaaaacaatataccccacttttttcaaaagggggcataataaataatgtaaaacaacacattttgtttattttctatcaatttaatacacattcctAAATATCAGAGCTTACACAatgttttaagcaatttatttcacgataaaaaaatgatgaaaaaatgtcttaagaaattttaaaaaatgccatatattttgaagaatcagCTAGCAATAAGGTAAAagtcaaagaacatttacattcttccattcacagcttgactgttgcattttacaattaatagtataataaatttgaagatgaaaggcaaacaaaaaattagttgccatggtaaccattcaataaaaatgctAAGAAACCGCTTCTTGTTTAAAAGAATTATGTATATCTTGCATTGATTTGCCTgacaattgtaaaaaaggtGAACTTTAACCCATCTAGcaattctaaatattttaatataagtatgagattgtcagcaattttttatggttaaattataattgtaattgtatacaaagtatgaccaaatgaataaaaaataacagaaatatttcactGACTGAAGCGGACATGCTAAAAAAGTAtctcattgaaaataattacaatttccTAAGAAAACTAGACTcttgttaccatggcaactgtttaaattgacacacttattcaatatcaatgcatacacatgtataacaaacctatactttgactgttaacactttatctacttacttaataattcacttatggaaaatatttagtactaataacaagattgtaactgtgtatttaatagctgaaaacgcaaaaatattaaatgattggtgaatgcttaaatatttactgtgatctactatgatcttaaatggtagaaatactgtgttttatgaacatttccTTCAAGTTAAAATAGGTAttcttcattagaaccattgttttcgacatttattcatcctttttggaataataaaacaatagtattaattgtggtaaatctaatgtgggagtaagagtgcaactttaaaagaactgacttatttttaaattgacatggAAACTATAAACACGAATAATACCACTTAcattttagaaacaaacaaaatgacaatatttctgtttcaaaccaaatttaaaattcTTTTGTGGTTAATTATTGGATTCAAAATGTGCATAGATTTGGAATCAAAATgtccatgcatgtatttgtaaccaATCATTACATGTgaagttttacacataaaaagacaacattttatatggaaacattttcactcAATAATCACTCAAAAAATGAAGGAACTGTTCATGCTGTACCAGGGTATATGGAAGTGCAGATACTTCTTATTGCAAGAAAATTAATCCTCTTTGCACTACACTGTAATCTTGGATATTGCAGGAATTGAGAGAGAATCTGTGAGACACTTCATGGTATGACTGTTGCATGATAGAACCAAAGTCAAATACTGTCAAATTACACCAAGCTGATTTTTTCTCAGAAACCATCATGagcctgaaaatataacaaaggaatgtgttgatttcaatacacatgtacacaaaataaactacatgcattcagtttatatggcaacatacatatacagatgtatacatacagtttaaaaaggttttatcacAATTCATTAAGGGAATACATTACATTACCAGATATTATCTTAATAAAGTTGACATAAATACAGAGAGAAGTAAggaatttcttatttaaaacttaatactgTTCAACATTATTGTCCActttttgtacatagcaaataacttttttctttataataatttatttttcctttccaaattattcctcaaaaaggtctacattatataatttacagagcaaaaaaatacaatctgACAAAAAAGTACATACAATTAGGTTACTTAATCTGCATCAGTCAGGTGagagtgaaactgaaagtaaaaagaaacatattaaagataattatgtattattcagaGAGGGACAactatgtatataaaaaattatatgtaaTGAGGTTTGATGTCTATACACAGTTTGGTATTTATCAGAATCAATTTAAGAATCAATTCAACTTCACAGCttagaaaaatgtcaaaagcatttattttacaaataataaaatgtgtcaTCATACAAAATGTCACAGTTTATAAAGAGTTCTCAATAACTTACAAAAAGGTATAATTCCAAAGAAAATTAAGCAAATGGCATGTTCATGAGATATTCTCTGGTAAATATGCATCATAGTTCTAAGTTACCTCAGTTCTGCAATCCTTTCCACCATTCTGAGTGGCTGAATTTGAGTGGCATGAATGTATTCTATGGCTTCATATCTCACTGAAAGGGAAAAAAGaccaataaatgacaaaactgacCATCCAGGAATTGGCAGACttactaatgtgtaaaaatactCATAATATTTAGTCAAAAAGTAAGGACAGCCATTTATGGAAAGtgaagtttaaaatcattttaaatgaataatcaCAACATTGAGTTGAAAATTAATGACAGCAATTGAAATCCTATCATAACAGGTATTccaactagagattgcttttttgaaaaagcgcttgtctcccctattgtgtggtcgtagctgagaaaaaataaatgatggacatgaaatttgtaactttggactggagacaaaccaacagtgaagtttggtttattcgattatattaaatagtgaagagaagaaagtgttgttgattaatcatggaaaatgtaaacgaagtttgcattgtatgaagttcctgggcgcaagcgttattcaattattgatcggaaaccatttttcagctcacagtcatcgtgaccatgaccttttacctactgatcacaacatcaatagggatcatctacataaccaacttgcataccaagtattaagttcttgggtgcaagtgttctttagttactgagcggtaaccatttcttcaactcaaggtcatggcaaccttgacctttgacctactgatctcaaaatcaataggggtcatctactagtcatgaccgactagcgtaccaagaatgaagttcctgggtacaagcgttcttaagttattgagcagaaaccatttttaagcttaaggtcaccgccaacgtatcattttttacctgaaggtaaccttgacctttgaccttttgatctgaaaatcaataggggtcatcttctagtcatgaacaactagcttaccaagtatgaagttcctgaaaccaaaggatctttagttattgagcggaaactttttcttcacttcaaggtcatggcaaccttgacctttgacctagtgatctcaaaatcaatatgggtcatcttctagtcatgaccaactagcataccaagtatgaaattcctggttgcaagcgttctctagttattgagcggaaacagtttcttcacctcaaggtcacggtgaccttgaccattgacctactgatctcaaaatcaataggagtcatctactagtcatgaacaactatgaagttcctgggtacaagctttctttagttattgagcagaaaccatttttaagcttaaggtcactgccaacataacattttttacctgaaggtaaccttgacctttgaccttttgatctcaaaatcaataggagtcatctaatagtcatgaacaactagcataccaagtatgaagttcctggacccaaaggatctttagttattgagtggaaaccgtttcttcacctcaaggtcacgttgaccctgatctttgacctagtgaccccaaattcaataggggtcatcaactagtcatgaccaactagcataccaagtatgaagttcctgggtctaagagttctcaagataatgttttttacattgggggtcgccgcgaccttgacctagtgaccccaaaacaatagggatcttctacacctcatgaccaacctccctaccaagtttggtgaaccttggtcaaaccgttctcaagattttgagcagaaatgttttttatattgggggtcgccgcgaccttgacctttgacctagtgaccccaaaaacaatagggatcctctacacctcacgaccaacctccctaccaagtttggtgatcctaggtcatgcggttttccagttatcgatcggaaacgaagtgtgacgtacggacggactaccggactgacggacagggcaaaaacaatatgtctcccccagagagggggagacataataaattTGAAGactaataatgtttgaaaagttgaatattttttacagagAGTGATTTTATAATCCAAGTGACTatacagaacataaaaaaatcctgaaattttcacattaaaacattaatatgttgaaatttgaaactttccCATCATTATTTAAGTATAAGTTACTTAGTGAGTATGTATGatctataaacaattaaaattggtaGGCATCCAATTCACtgtttagaatattaaaaaatgcttactttCTTAGTTTCAATTGTGAAATGCCTATACTGTATATAAGCCAGCctgcatttttcttattaaccaataaaacactaaatggaaacttggcgttgtaatttgataaattgATTTTTGGTTGTCAagcttattaaatattaatttgtcgGGCAATGTCATTGGCAGAAACATGcgcataaacaataacaaattttatcttgacatatttttaattaataatttagaatggctttaataaaaaataaccgcCAATTCTCcattagtttattttcttgttttaaaaccgAAAGTGACCAGATCCCTTAAGAACCCGGtctgttgatttcattaaaaccaatcacactatccaaaataaaaacaattgcaaaagtcttatttatttaaattataaaacatttgaccaaTTGTCTTGCAAAAGAATTGGCAACCCCTAATaaatagcattctaaatataaaacaagagtgacactcacaaaatacgcccatcaataatttcttggattctaagacaacttactgtcacattggccctttgagaagcaagcttttcaagaagcaaatgatttggcacaatacgagggttgtccggaaagttttgagactgcatTCATAAAATTTTTACCACTAATAGGAtgcaattaaaattttatcagcTGTCAATCGTATCTCatataaacaaatcctgaaagtttcaacaatatactacGAAGTGAAcgtatacaacaaacattacaaaaagtacagGTTACAAGCCACGGAGCACTTCGTTGTCTCATTGTATCAcgtcatttacagtttttcaaaatacgcTCCTTCTGCACGTACACACTTACGGCGAAAATCAACTCATTGCTTGAATATCTCTCCGTACCACccttttatgatattatgaacaactGTTCTTTTTAGCTGAACGGATTTGTCAATTTCCCTCTCTGTCCTCCGCCAGTCTCCTTGTAACATGTCCTGCACTGAATTTACGTCAATTTCACTCACGACTGACTGTCTGCCGCTCCGCTTCTAATCGCACACATTTCCATGCTCGTCACTGAAACGTCCATACCAGCGAAATACCAAAGCCCTTGAACATGCTGGCTTTGATTTATCCCGTGTTAGAAACGTAAATGTATTTGTAGGAGTTATTCCGCTGCGAACACAGTGTTTGATCATAGCGCGCTGCTCCGTGCGTGACGTTAACGTTGGGTTTTTTCCGACATCTTCGAAATACCTCTCTACTTCCGCTGATCGTTACAACCATGTCTACTGTTAGATTGCGTCAATAATTTGCTTAGTAATGCAGCTGACGTCATACTGTCGTCATATGTTTTGACGAGACGTTTGGCGTCTATTATTCAGACGGAGtagtatatatgaattgtgaacaattttcagaaaacgtcaatttcaaagtgctccgtGAAGCGCTAGATGGGTTGTCTTGACAACCATTTCCTTCCTTAATttgagattatttatttttcaaaaggaaactcgtgaatagtctatatacacagctgtttaatgtttgttgatttatataaaaaacattttgaaatatagacacagtctcaaaactttccggacaaccctcgtatggcattaacagtagaaattttttattttaattcgagGGTTTCGAGTCAAAAGGTGCTAAAAtagctacaaacattttcagcaagtttggtgaaagtcagatgagaattgttcaagttagagagtagacaaagcttaaatggcaagggcagtaatcctgaagtgcttcggggcatttggctgattatcatacttgaccgatttattttaccaacaaatattttcagcaagtttggtgaagatcagatgataactgttcaaattagacagtggacaaagcaaaaatggcaaattttgaccaattcaagggccataatcctgaagagcctggctggttatagaactttgccaagaatatataccaacaaacatttatagtagcaagttttgtgaaattcggataaaaactgttcaagtttgagagtagacaaagctaaaatggccaattttgataaattcagggggccataactctggagtgcctaaagcgattaggctggttatcgaacttgacctagatatttcaccaacaaacactttcatgaagtttggtggaaattggatgagaaatgttcaagttagagagcggacaaagctaaaatggacaattttgacaaattcagggggccataactctggagtgcctaaagtgatttggctggttattgaacttgaccgagatatttcaccaacaaacactttcatgacgtttggtggaaattggatgagaaatgatcaagttagagagcggacaaagctaaaatggccaattttgacaaattcagggggccataactctggagtgcctaaagcgatttggctggttatcgaacttgacctagatatatcaccaacaaacactttcatgaagtttggtggaaattggatgagaaatgttcaagttagagagcggacaacattgtggagccgcccgcccgccgcccgcccaattttgacaaattcagggggccataactctggagtgcctagagcgatttggctggttatcgaacttgacctagatagttcatcaacaaacactttcatgaagtttggtggaaattggatgagaaatgttcaagttagagagcggacaacattgtggagccgcccgcccgcccgccgcccgcccgcctGCCATGGGTGTTCCAATAATACAGCCATGGTAAGACGGGcgtataataaaaacaatgatatgcaCAACCTACCtcaatgtttactcaaaataaatttCTATTTACAGAGGTGGgcatttaaagtaaataaaatttacTTCCTGATTAATTCGGATACTCTCGGCTTTTAAGGTTGCATGCCTTATGAGTCATCAAATTGTTCCTTTTTTGGCCACTCTCAGAAacgatgtgtttataaatagttCTTGCGGAAAAATGCGACAGATTACTGAATGAAATGGATAGTATCACTGTTTTTTCAGAAAACcgatgatgcattgttgttctcTTTCGATTTGGACCTGTAATTCAGCATGTTTTAtcccttgttttgttttttgtcaaaa from Mya arenaria isolate MELC-2E11 chromosome 3, ASM2691426v1 harbors:
- the LOC128229087 gene encoding DNA-directed RNA polymerase III subunit RPC7-like is translated as MAGRGRGRGKSVSFDVQALGFGRGEALPAAIMQPPPIFPNQEFKPVPLVEDEDMQYIVALKQEFVGSLRKSKYFLTLGEKKKDIERYTDKYQLNQQDSGETFTPDWNRFPAELKVRERKVKKLRTSAVPNIPQRKKESVKVKEEDIAKALENLEKDEAQVDEAEEGGEAEEKKKEGEDDEDEANLEDELEYDEDDLEEETDYAVSYFDNGEGYGDDDGDDDEGPVY